A genome region from Microcella alkaliphila includes the following:
- a CDS encoding Rv3235 family protein, translated as MSTASAHALLDQDEGRQPMPRGRSLSARIAQEEFFDYQPTSTVDLPDPQPLVENLTRCVIEVLAGARELEQIARWVTDDVYRTLLKRQTISARARAARGTPAIRPAFVLGGVRLCEPRDGVIEAVVVVNSRARSRAVAIRLEGLDRRWRASAIHVL; from the coding sequence GTGAGCACTGCATCCGCACACGCCTTGCTCGACCAAGACGAGGGTCGTCAGCCCATGCCGCGCGGGCGTTCGCTCAGCGCTCGCATCGCGCAGGAAGAGTTCTTCGACTACCAGCCGACCTCGACTGTCGACCTCCCCGACCCGCAGCCCCTGGTCGAGAACCTCACGCGGTGCGTGATCGAGGTGCTTGCCGGGGCTCGGGAACTCGAGCAGATCGCCCGCTGGGTCACCGACGACGTCTACCGAACGCTCCTCAAGCGTCAGACGATCAGCGCGCGTGCCCGGGCAGCCCGTGGCACCCCTGCCATCCGCCCCGCATTCGTGCTCGGCGGCGTTCGTCTCTGCGAGCCACGCGACGGCGTCATCGAGGCCGTCGTCGTCGTGAACTCGCGTGCCCGCTCGCGCGCCGTGGCGATTCGCCTCGAGGGCCTCGACCGGCGCTGGCGAGCGAGCGCCATCCACGTTCTGTAA